A single genomic interval of Gammaproteobacteria bacterium harbors:
- a CDS encoding HigA family addiction module antidote protein, with product MGPRARTSHPGETLREDVLPALGLSVSAAAEQLGIARVTLSRVLHGRSSISVDLAQRLELWLGGPEAGPSAESWLCGQIAFDLWQARKGRKQPSVALAPTPPRPE from the coding sequence ATTGGTCCACGGGCCAGAACATCGCACCCCGGCGAGACACTGCGCGAAGACGTGCTGCCCGCGCTGGGATTGTCGGTCTCCGCGGCCGCTGAGCAGCTCGGGATTGCTCGCGTCACACTTTCGCGTGTTTTGCACGGGCGTTCGAGCATTTCGGTAGACCTGGCACAGCGCCTGGAACTGTGGCTCGGCGGGCCTGAGGCGGGCCCCAGCGCAGAGAGTTGGCTCTGCGGGCAGATAGCCTTTGACCTGTGGCAAGCGCGCAAGGGCCGCAAGCAGCCATCGGTCGCACTGGCGCCGACGCCCCCCCGCCCCGAGTAG
- a CDS encoding helix-turn-helix transcriptional regulator — protein MPAEITVNTGYTIAATFPQIGVCFVPQVLSKDSSGARIAQFRKDKGMTQKVLAERLGVSQPVVSDYETGVIRLPADVVVEIAKLLAVTTDEILGLKAEARSASGLKNRRLSRRLRAIDALPKRDQEALLRTIDAFISKPA, from the coding sequence ATGCCAGCCGAGATCACCGTGAATACAGGCTATACAATTGCAGCCACTTTTCCCCAGATTGGAGTGTGTTTCGTGCCTCAAGTGCTCAGCAAAGATTCCAGCGGCGCCCGTATCGCCCAGTTCCGCAAGGACAAGGGCATGACGCAGAAAGTACTCGCCGAACGGCTCGGCGTCTCCCAGCCCGTCGTCTCCGATTACGAGACCGGCGTCATCCGCCTGCCGGCCGATGTCGTGGTCGAGATCGCCAAGCTCCTGGCCGTGACCACCGATGAGATTTTGGGACTGAAGGCGGAAGCCCGTTCGGCTTCCGGTCTTAAGAACCGCCGCTTGTCACGGCGGCTGCGGGCGATCGATGCGTTGCCGAAACGCGATCAGGAAGCGCTGCTGCGCACCATCGACGCCTTTATCTCGAAGCCCGCCTGA
- a CDS encoding toxin-antitoxin system, antitoxin component, Xre family protein, whose product MNTRDEHVLIEKLRSLPPQRLAEVEDFVDFLHSRDDDQRLVRAAAALSESALHAVWDNEDDADYDRL is encoded by the coding sequence ATGAACACCCGTGATGAACACGTCCTGATCGAGAAGTTGCGCAGCCTGCCACCACAGCGTCTGGCCGAGGTCGAGGATTTCGTGGACTTCCTGCATAGCCGCGACGACGACCAGCGGCTGGTGCGGGCGGCAGCCGCGTTGTCGGAAAGCGCGTTGCATGCCGTGTGGGACAACGAGGACGATGCCGACTATGACCGCCTATAA
- a CDS encoding type II toxin-antitoxin system PemK/MazF family toxin, whose product MPTMTAYNFGDVVLVPFPFTDQTTTKQRPATVISSEAYHRARFDVILLAVTSQVRPTLAVGEVIVQDWKGAGLLKPSVLKPVITTIEQRLIIKKLGRLKEDDRIALKHAISTVIG is encoded by the coding sequence ATGCCGACTATGACCGCCTATAACTTCGGCGATGTCGTGCTCGTGCCGTTCCCGTTCACCGATCAGACCACCACCAAGCAGCGCCCCGCAACCGTGATCTCGAGCGAGGCCTACCACCGGGCCCGGTTCGATGTGATCCTGCTGGCTGTGACCAGCCAGGTGCGGCCGACCCTCGCTGTCGGCGAGGTGATCGTCCAGGACTGGAAGGGTGCGGGACTGTTGAAACCGTCCGTGCTCAAACCGGTCATTACCACGATCGAGCAGCGGCTGATCATAAAGAAACTCGGACGGCTAAAGGAAGACGACCGCATCGCGCTCAAGCATGCGATCAGTACCGTTATCGGCTGA
- a CDS encoding MarC family protein: MRDFVSTFVFFFTVIDPIGTIPVFIALTQNFSEIERRRIAIRSTIIAAVVLVFFVLAVELLLSVMSIPLAAFQIAGGVVLFLFALSMIFGESKPEEELRVDSAADAAVFPLAIPSIASPGAMLAAVMLTDKDRFDLWEQLFTTSILLLVLGITLVLMLWATRIHRLIGNSGASVLSRIMGLILSSAAVASMLAGIDAYFSLR; the protein is encoded by the coding sequence TTGCGCGATTTCGTCTCCACCTTTGTGTTCTTCTTCACCGTAATCGACCCGATCGGCACGATACCCGTCTTTATTGCGCTGACCCAGAATTTTTCAGAGATCGAGAGACGAAGAATCGCAATCCGATCAACAATCATCGCCGCTGTGGTCCTGGTTTTCTTCGTTCTGGCAGTCGAATTACTACTGTCCGTGATGAGTATTCCTCTGGCGGCTTTCCAGATCGCCGGAGGGGTAGTGCTCTTCCTGTTCGCACTGAGCATGATATTCGGTGAAAGCAAACCTGAGGAGGAACTCCGGGTAGATAGCGCTGCAGACGCGGCGGTGTTTCCATTAGCGATCCCCTCCATTGCCAGTCCAGGTGCAATGCTGGCGGCTGTGATGCTCACAGACAAAGATCGTTTTGACCTCTGGGAGCAGTTGTTCACAACATCCATTCTGCTTCTGGTACTGGGAATCACCTTGGTGCTCATGCTGTGGGCAACCCGCATACACCGCCTCATTGGCAACTCCGGCGCGAGCGTACTGAGTCGGATCATGGGGCTGATTCTGTCGTCTGCAGCGGTTGCGAGCATGCTAGCAGGAATTGACGCCTATTTTTCACTCCGGTAG
- a CDS encoding phosphate-starvation-inducible PsiE family protein → MKRDHDTHEEFGLSSFQDDKLISGLSRIIRLAVRFLAVLMTFVIVWGVWDVVWVLCERLMAPPFMLLEITDILATFSAFMAVLIAIEIFINIVMYLKDNVIHVNLVIATALMAIARKVIVLDTAHVESAYIFAIAAVVLALSVSYWLLHKTAPLAWVAARKAKDERA, encoded by the coding sequence ATGAAACGCGACCACGATACACATGAGGAATTCGGGCTGTCCAGCTTTCAGGATGACAAACTGATCTCAGGCCTTTCCCGGATCATACGTCTGGCGGTTCGATTCCTCGCTGTACTCATGACTTTTGTCATCGTCTGGGGGGTTTGGGATGTTGTCTGGGTGCTCTGCGAGCGGCTCATGGCGCCGCCCTTCATGCTTCTCGAAATTACTGACATTCTTGCCACCTTCAGCGCGTTCATGGCCGTACTGATAGCGATTGAGATATTCATCAACATTGTGATGTACCTCAAAGACAACGTGATCCATGTCAATCTGGTGATTGCGACCGCGCTCATGGCGATCGCGCGGAAGGTTATCGTGCTGGATACCGCCCACGTTGAATCAGCGTACATATTTGCCATTGCGGCGGTTGTGCTGGCGCTCTCGGTCAGCTACTGGCTGCTGCACAAGACCGCGCCGCTGGCGTGGGTGGCGGCGCGCAAGGCGAAAGACGAGCGCGCCTGA
- the epmB gene encoding EF-P beta-lysylation protein EpmB produces MNPIPLHNRQTEDWQRALREAIRDPRELLAMLGLADSALAAQLDTDPSFRVRVPRGYAQLMRHADERDPLLRQVLALEQELREHPGYRADPLAEAQASPVPGLLHKYAGRALLMSSPACAVHCRYCFRREFPYQQHSDGLALAGALEHLRQDQSIAELILSGGDPLTLKDDALHALFAQLGTITQLRRVRIHTRTPVVIPQRVTPGLLALLSAQRMPIVIVLHANHANELGADFAHAALQLRATGVTLLNQSVLLDSVNDDADALCALSERLFECGVLPYYLHLLDPVRGTAHFDVPEQRGKQLIAAMRNRLPGYLVPRLAREIAGEAAKQVLAS; encoded by the coding sequence ATGAACCCGATCCCGCTGCACAACCGACAGACTGAGGACTGGCAACGCGCGCTGCGCGAGGCGATCCGCGATCCGCGCGAACTGCTTGCCATGCTGGGTCTCGCGGACTCCGCGCTTGCTGCACAGCTCGATACGGACCCCAGCTTCAGGGTACGTGTGCCACGCGGATATGCACAGCTGATGCGCCACGCAGACGAACGCGATCCGCTGCTCCGCCAGGTGCTGGCGCTCGAGCAGGAACTGCGGGAGCACCCCGGTTACCGCGCCGATCCGCTCGCCGAGGCGCAGGCTTCGCCGGTTCCGGGCCTGCTGCACAAGTACGCCGGTCGCGCGCTGTTGATGAGTTCGCCTGCCTGCGCGGTGCATTGCCGTTACTGCTTCCGTCGTGAGTTTCCCTACCAGCAGCACAGCGATGGCCTCGCGCTCGCCGGTGCGCTCGAGCACCTCCGCCAGGACCAATCCATCGCTGAGCTGATTCTCTCGGGCGGTGATCCGCTGACGCTCAAAGACGATGCGCTGCACGCGTTGTTTGCGCAGCTCGGCACGATCACGCAGCTGCGACGCGTGCGCATCCACACGCGAACGCCCGTAGTGATTCCACAGCGTGTGACGCCGGGACTGCTTGCATTGCTTTCCGCGCAGCGCATGCCGATCGTGATCGTGCTTCACGCCAATCATGCCAACGAACTCGGCGCGGACTTCGCACATGCCGCCCTGCAGTTGCGGGCCACCGGCGTCACTTTGCTCAACCAGTCGGTGCTGCTTGACAGCGTGAACGATGACGCGGATGCGCTGTGTGCGTTGTCGGAGCGGTTGTTCGAATGCGGCGTGCTCCCCTACTACCTTCATTTGCTGGACCCGGTGCGCGGTACCGCCCATTTCGACGTCCCGGAACAACGCGGCAAGCAGTTGATCGCCGCAATGCGCAACCGCCTCCCCGGCTACCTTGTCCCGCGCCTCGCACGCGAAATCGCCGGCGAGGCCGCCAAGCAGGTGCTGGCTTCCTGA
- a CDS encoding type II toxin-antitoxin system HicB family antitoxin, with amino-acid sequence MEHIINLHIEKLPEGVYLATSDEVQGLIAQGRTIEEAVEIARDVAKKLIEAQQGTGPLLPPARETLDYPLIVNL; translated from the coding sequence ATGGAACACATCATCAATCTGCATATCGAGAAATTGCCCGAAGGCGTCTACCTCGCCACCTCCGATGAGGTGCAGGGTCTTATCGCGCAGGGCCGCACCATCGAGGAAGCTGTCGAGATTGCCCGCGATGTGGCGAAGAAGCTCATCGAGGCGCAGCAGGGAACTGGACCGTTACTACCGCCGGCACGCGAGACGCTCGACTATCCGCTGATCGTCAACCTGTAA
- a CDS encoding type II toxin-antitoxin system HicA family toxin produces the protein MGRLAGFRYRTIVQRLKRAGFEFHRQAAGSHEIWHNPVTNCYTTIPNHPGDMPEGTLRAILKQAGVEIEEFLK, from the coding sequence ATGGGGAGATTGGCTGGCTTTCGCTACCGCACCATCGTACAGCGGCTCAAACGTGCCGGCTTCGAATTCCACCGCCAAGCCGCCGGCTCCCACGAGATTTGGCACAACCCGGTGACCAACTGCTACACCACCATCCCAAACCATCCCGGCGATATGCCGGAAGGCACGCTGCGCGCCATCCTCAAGCAGGCAGGAGTCGAGATCGAGGAGTTTTTGAAGTAG
- a CDS encoding type II toxin-antitoxin system RelE/ParE family toxin has translation MREIHDHIAQDSPIRAKQVVDRLTRRSERLVFDPRADRRVPEYQQDDLREVLERPFRLIYVVRPDRVEIVTVKHYRQRLPKQPADL, from the coding sequence CTGAGAGAGATCCACGACCACATCGCGCAGGACTCGCCGATACGAGCCAAACAGGTCGTCGACCGTTTGACACGCCGCTCGGAGCGCCTTGTATTCGATCCCCGTGCTGACCGGCGCGTGCCTGAGTATCAACAGGACGATTTGCGCGAAGTACTGGAGCGGCCGTTTCGCCTGATTTACGTCGTCAGACCAGATCGCGTAGAGATCGTGACGGTGAAACACTACCGGCAGCGTTTGCCGAAGCAACCAGCGGATCTCTGA
- the queF gene encoding NADPH-dependent 7-cyano-7-deazaguanine reductase QueF, translating into MSDNSFFADTPLGKRSEVVSQYTPSLLVPIARDRLRQKLLIDAGKLPFEGADLWTAWELTWLDRDGKPEVGVLQLQVPCNSRAVIESKSLKLYLCSFSQTTFASAYDVVRTLELDLSVTVGTSVVVNLLSMSQALQAGVATLQGECLDTLKLKMSIYRPDPGLLEMVEDGQVAGEILYSNLFRTVCPVTGQPDIASIQVNYFGTRVDRKALLRYLVSYREYQGFHEHCVERIFIDIMDRCRPRDLSVYARYTRRGGIDINPFRSTGKTIPPHTRLARQ; encoded by the coding sequence ATGAGCGACAACAGCTTTTTTGCCGACACACCACTGGGCAAGCGCAGCGAGGTGGTTTCGCAGTACACCCCGTCGCTGCTGGTGCCCATCGCGCGCGACCGGCTGCGCCAGAAACTGCTGATCGATGCCGGCAAGCTGCCGTTCGAGGGCGCGGACCTGTGGACCGCCTGGGAACTCACCTGGCTCGATCGCGATGGCAAGCCCGAGGTCGGCGTGCTGCAGCTGCAGGTGCCCTGCAACTCGCGCGCGGTGATCGAATCCAAATCGCTGAAGCTTTATCTCTGCTCCTTCAGCCAGACGACTTTTGCCAGTGCCTACGACGTGGTGCGCACGCTCGAGCTGGATCTTTCGGTCACGGTCGGTACCTCGGTGGTGGTGAACCTGCTGTCGATGAGCCAGGCCCTGCAGGCGGGCGTTGCAACGCTCCAGGGCGAGTGTCTCGACACGCTCAAGCTCAAGATGTCGATCTATCGCCCGGACCCGGGTCTGCTCGAGATGGTCGAGGACGGGCAGGTGGCCGGCGAGATCCTGTACAGCAACCTGTTCCGCACGGTATGCCCGGTGACCGGGCAACCGGATATCGCCAGTATCCAGGTCAATTACTTCGGCACCCGCGTCGATCGCAAGGCCCTGCTGCGCTACCTCGTGTCGTACCGCGAATACCAGGGTTTCCATGAGCATTGCGTGGAGCGGATCTTCATCGACATCATGGACCGCTGCCGCCCGCGCGACCTCAGCGTCTATGCGCGCTACACCCGCCGCGGCGGCATCGATATCAACCCGTTCCGCAGCACCGGCAAGACCATTCCTCCCCACACCCGGCTGGCGCGCCAGTGA
- a CDS encoding ABC transporter permease has product MNPRELFMAFATILVKEIRRFVRIWPQTLVPPAITITLYFVIFGSLIGSRIGQMGGFDYMQFVVPGLIMMAVITNSYANVVSSFFGAKYQHSIEELLVSPTPNYIILLGFTLGGVARGLCVGLIVTVLSLAFVHLQVQHLALTILVVFQTAVLFSLAGLINAVYANNFDDVTIIPTFVLTPLIYLGGVFYSMDLLPAFWRGVSQANPILYMVNAFRYGVLGVSDIDVGMAVGMIALFIVIGWCYCLYLLNSGKRLRQ; this is encoded by the coding sequence ATGAATCCGCGCGAGCTGTTCATGGCATTTGCCACCATCCTGGTCAAGGAAATACGGCGCTTCGTGCGGATCTGGCCCCAGACCCTGGTGCCGCCGGCGATCACCATCACGCTCTATTTCGTGATTTTCGGCAGCCTGATCGGCTCGCGCATCGGTCAGATGGGCGGCTTCGACTACATGCAGTTCGTGGTGCCGGGCCTGATCATGATGGCGGTGATCACCAACTCCTACGCCAACGTGGTGTCCTCCTTTTTCGGCGCCAAGTACCAGCACAGCATCGAGGAGTTGCTGGTCTCGCCGACGCCGAATTACATCATCCTGCTCGGTTTCACGCTGGGCGGGGTGGCGCGCGGGCTTTGTGTCGGGCTGATCGTGACGGTGTTGTCGCTCGCTTTCGTGCATCTGCAGGTACAGCATCTTGCGCTCACGATCCTGGTGGTGTTCCAGACCGCGGTGCTGTTTTCGCTCGCCGGGCTGATCAACGCCGTGTATGCCAACAATTTCGATGATGTGACGATCATCCCGACCTTCGTGCTGACCCCGCTGATCTATCTCGGCGGGGTGTTCTACTCGATGGACCTGTTGCCGGCGTTCTGGCGCGGCGTCTCGCAGGCCAACCCGATTCTCTACATGGTCAATGCGTTTCGTTACGGGGTTCTCGGGGTATCGGATATCGATGTCGGGATGGCGGTCGGGATGATCGCGCTGTTCATCGTCATCGGCTGGTGCTATTGCCTCTACCTGCTCAATTCCGGGAAGCGGTTGCGCCAGTGA
- a CDS encoding ABC transporter ATP-binding protein yields the protein MSNALEIRNLSKTYANGFAALKGIDLDVAEGDFFALLGPNGAGKSTTIGVICSLVNKSGGQVRVFGTDIDRDFPLAKRNIGVVPQEFNFNHFEKVGDILATQAGYYGLAPGLARQRAEKYLRKLDLWDKREQPARNLSGGMKRRLMIARALVHEPRLLILDEPTAGVDIELRRSMWSFLQEINRAGTTIILTTHYLEEAESLCRSIAIIDNGEIIENTTMKKLLRQLHTEVFLLDAAGDLPADIVLEGYPTRVIDSHTLEIAVDKEQSLNEVFASLSARGVQINSMRNKTNRLEELFVGLLNENKAPEAAA from the coding sequence ATGAGCAATGCCCTCGAGATCCGCAACCTCAGCAAGACCTACGCCAATGGTTTCGCCGCGCTGAAAGGCATCGATCTCGATGTCGCGGAGGGTGATTTCTTCGCGCTTCTCGGACCCAACGGCGCCGGCAAATCGACCACCATCGGCGTGATCTGCTCGCTGGTGAACAAGAGCGGCGGGCAGGTGAGGGTATTCGGCACCGATATCGACCGCGACTTTCCGCTGGCCAAGCGCAATATCGGCGTGGTGCCGCAGGAATTCAATTTCAATCATTTCGAGAAGGTCGGCGATATTCTTGCCACCCAGGCCGGCTACTACGGACTCGCCCCCGGACTGGCACGCCAGCGCGCCGAGAAATACTTGCGCAAGCTCGATCTGTGGGACAAGCGCGAGCAGCCGGCGCGCAATCTTTCGGGTGGCATGAAGCGGCGACTGATGATCGCGCGTGCGCTGGTGCACGAGCCGCGCCTGCTGATCCTCGACGAGCCGACCGCCGGCGTGGATATCGAGTTGCGCCGTTCGATGTGGAGCTTCCTGCAGGAGATAAACCGTGCCGGCACCACGATCATCCTGACCACGCATTATCTCGAGGAGGCCGAGAGCCTGTGTCGCAGCATCGCGATCATCGATAACGGCGAGATCATCGAGAACACCACCATGAAGAAACTCCTGCGCCAGCTGCATACCGAGGTTTTCCTGCTCGATGCGGCGGGTGATCTGCCTGCCGACATCGTGCTCGAGGGCTACCCGACGCGCGTGATCGACTCGCATACGCTCGAGATCGCCGTCGACAAGGAACAGTCGCTCAACGAGGTGTTTGCCAGCCTGTCGGCGCGCGGGGTGCAGATCAACAGCATGCGCAACAAGACCAACCGGCTGGAAGAACTGTTCGTGGGTCTGCTGAACGAGAACAAGGCCCCCGAGGCCGCGGCATGA
- a CDS encoding RNA-binding protein: protein MNIYTGNLSYNTTDADLREAFEAFGKVTSATVISDRATGQSKGFGFVEMANNSEADAAIKALNGRDLNGRTIKVNQAEARKERDSSGPRRRF, encoded by the coding sequence ATGAATATCTATACGGGAAACCTTTCCTACAACACGACCGACGCCGACCTGCGCGAAGCATTCGAGGCATTCGGCAAAGTGACTTCGGCCACCGTGATCTCCGATCGCGCAACCGGTCAGTCCAAGGGCTTCGGTTTTGTCGAGATGGCCAACAACTCGGAAGCCGACGCAGCCATCAAGGCGCTGAACGGCCGTGATCTGAACGGTCGTACGATCAAGGTGAACCAGGCGGAAGCACGCAAGGAGCGCGACAGCAGCGGCCCACGCCGTCGCTTCTGA
- the msrB gene encoding peptide-methionine (R)-S-oxide reductase MsrB: MSEHQDDEQWRGKLSPEQFNICRGKGTERAFTGKYWDTKTSGIYRCACCAEPLFDSATKYDSGSGWPSFHAPANDECLVTESDRSLGMVRTEVMCRKCGAHLGHLFPDGPAPTGLRYCINSASLELEPRAAG; encoded by the coding sequence ATGTCGGAGCATCAGGACGACGAGCAATGGCGGGGCAAGCTGTCCCCCGAACAATTCAATATCTGTCGCGGCAAGGGCACCGAGCGCGCGTTCACCGGCAAGTACTGGGATACCAAGACATCGGGAATCTACCGCTGCGCGTGTTGCGCCGAGCCGCTGTTCGATTCCGCGACCAAGTACGATTCCGGCTCCGGCTGGCCGAGCTTCCATGCGCCGGCCAACGACGAGTGTCTCGTGACCGAGTCGGATCGCAGTCTCGGGATGGTGCGCACCGAGGTGATGTGCCGCAAATGCGGCGCCCACCTCGGGCACCTGTTCCCCGATGGTCCGGCCCCCACGGGGTTGCGTTACTGCATCAATTCCGCCTCGCTGGAGCTCGAGCCGCGCGCAGCCGGATGA
- a CDS encoding pyridoxal phosphate-dependent aminotransferase, whose amino-acid sequence MRDFLKSLKLANVCYDIRGPVHERATIMEEEGHRILKLNIGNPAPFGFEAPEEILVDVIHNIPKSQGYCDSRGLYSARKAVMQYAQQIQIPNVEVNDIYLGNGVSELIVMVMQALANDGDEILIPAPDYPLWTAATTLAGGTAVHYRCDEQSDWYPDIADIRARINHRTKAILVINPNNPTGAVYPREILEQIVELAIEHQLVILADEIYDKILYDGVEHVALASLSPEPLCITFNGLSKAYRLAGFRSGWMIVSGAKHNARDFIEGLDILASMRLCANVPAQHAIQTALGGYQSINDLVLPGGRLREQRDRAWELINSIPGLSCVKPRGAIYLFPRLDPKVHKVLDDERLVYDLLAQEKMLLVQGTAFNWAEPDHLRVVFLPRVEEIEDAMGRLQRFLAGYAQA is encoded by the coding sequence ATGCGTGACTTTCTGAAATCGCTGAAATTGGCCAACGTCTGCTATGACATTCGCGGCCCCGTGCATGAGCGCGCCACGATCATGGAGGAAGAGGGTCACCGGATCCTCAAGCTCAATATCGGCAATCCCGCGCCTTTCGGATTCGAGGCGCCCGAGGAAATACTGGTGGACGTGATCCACAACATCCCGAAATCCCAGGGCTACTGCGACTCCCGGGGCCTCTACTCCGCACGCAAGGCCGTGATGCAGTACGCGCAGCAGATCCAGATCCCCAACGTCGAGGTCAACGATATCTACCTCGGCAACGGGGTCAGCGAGCTGATCGTGATGGTCATGCAGGCACTTGCCAACGATGGCGACGAGATCCTGATACCTGCGCCCGATTATCCGTTGTGGACCGCCGCGACCACTCTTGCCGGCGGCACCGCGGTGCATTACCGCTGCGACGAGCAATCGGACTGGTACCCCGACATCGCCGATATCCGCGCCAGGATCAACCATCGCACCAAGGCGATACTGGTGATCAACCCCAACAACCCGACCGGTGCGGTCTATCCGCGCGAGATACTCGAGCAGATCGTGGAACTCGCGATCGAGCACCAGCTGGTGATACTCGCCGACGAGATCTACGACAAGATTCTCTACGACGGCGTCGAGCACGTCGCGCTTGCCAGCCTCTCGCCCGAGCCGCTGTGCATCACCTTCAACGGGCTGTCGAAGGCCTACCGCCTGGCCGGATTTCGCTCGGGCTGGATGATCGTCTCCGGCGCCAAGCACAATGCCAGAGATTTCATCGAGGGGCTCGACATCCTCGCCTCGATGCGCCTGTGCGCCAACGTACCCGCCCAGCACGCGATCCAGACCGCGCTCGGCGGGTACCAGAGCATCAATGACCTGGTGCTGCCGGGTGGGCGCCTGCGCGAACAGCGCGATCGCGCCTGGGAACTGATCAACTCGATTCCGGGCCTGAGTTGCGTCAAGCCGCGCGGCGCGATCTACCTGTTCCCGCGCCTCGATCCGAAAGTGCACAAGGTGCTCGATGACGAGCGCCTGGTCTACGACCTGCTGGCGCAGGAAAAGATGCTGCTGGTTCAGGGCACGGCGTTCAACTGGGCCGAGCCCGATCATCTGCGGGTGGTATTCCTGCCGCGGGTCGAGGAGATCGAGGACGCGATGGGACGGCTGCAACGTTTCCTGGCGGGCTATGCCCAGGCCTGA
- a CDS encoding ATP-NAD kinase family protein, with protein sequence MKPGPGERPFRLGLIVNPLAGIGGAVGLKGSDGAAIVAEARARGAEPRAQARAVRALAMLTGLRSRIELYAAAGVMGMDAAHAAGFEAQVVGPPVSGPTTAQHTQDAARALCAIPVDLLLFAGGDGTARDLCAVVESRLPVLGIPAGVKMHSGVYAVSPEAAGEVVRALIDGALVDIAPGEVRDLDEDAFRGGRVNSRHFGEMRVPAEGRYVQHTKVGGREVEELAIADIAAQIVEEMEPGQLYILGPGTTTFAIKELLGIDGTLLGVDVVRDRECLARDAGEARLLELLREHSGSARIVVTAIGGQGHVFGRGNQQISAAVIRRVGIDNIVIVAAKSKIGALQGRPLLVDTNDPALDQALHRYMQVVTGYRDAILYPLGYDDCATPSD encoded by the coding sequence ATGAAACCGGGGCCGGGCGAGCGCCCGTTCCGGCTCGGATTGATCGTCAATCCACTGGCCGGAATCGGCGGGGCAGTGGGCCTGAAGGGCAGCGATGGTGCGGCGATCGTAGCCGAGGCGCGGGCGCGCGGTGCCGAGCCACGGGCGCAGGCGCGCGCGGTGCGTGCACTTGCGATGCTCACCGGGCTGCGCTCGCGCATCGAGTTGTATGCGGCTGCGGGAGTCATGGGCATGGATGCCGCACACGCGGCAGGCTTCGAGGCGCAGGTGGTCGGCCCCCCTGTCAGCGGCCCCACCACGGCGCAGCACACCCAGGATGCGGCGCGCGCATTGTGCGCGATCCCGGTCGACCTGCTGCTTTTCGCCGGTGGCGATGGCACCGCGCGCGATCTCTGCGCGGTGGTGGAATCGCGCTTGCCGGTGCTCGGCATTCCGGCGGGAGTGAAGATGCATTCCGGCGTCTACGCGGTATCCCCGGAGGCCGCGGGCGAAGTCGTGCGCGCGCTGATCGATGGCGCACTGGTGGATATCGCCCCGGGCGAGGTGCGCGATCTCGACGAGGATGCCTTTCGCGGCGGGCGGGTGAACTCGCGCCATTTCGGCGAGATGCGGGTACCGGCCGAGGGACGCTACGTCCAGCACACCAAGGTGGGCGGGCGGGAAGTCGAGGAACTGGCGATTGCGGACATCGCCGCGCAGATCGTCGAGGAGATGGAGCCCGGGCAGTTGTACATTCTCGGTCCGGGCACCACCACCTTCGCGATCAAGGAACTGCTCGGCATCGACGGTACGCTGCTCGGCGTCGACGTGGTGCGCGATCGTGAATGCCTCGCGCGCGATGCCGGCGAAGCACGCCTGCTGGAGTTGCTGCGCGAACACAGCGGTTCCGCGCGCATCGTGGTCACCGCGATCGGCGGGCAGGGCCACGTGTTCGGACGCGGCAACCAGCAGATCAGCGCGGCGGTGATCCGGCGCGTCGGCATCGACAACATCGTGATCGTGGCCGCCAAGAGCAAGATCGGCGCGCTGCAGGGCCGGCCGCTGCTGGTCGATACCAACGATCCCGCGCTCGACCAGGCGCTGCACCGCTACATGCAGGTAGTCACCGGGTACCGCGACGCGATTCTGTATCCGCTGGGTTATGACGATTGCGCGACGCCGTCTGACTAG